A region from the Methylocystis iwaonis genome encodes:
- a CDS encoding RNA polymerase sigma factor, with product MRLSNAAIETLFRVEHKSLCRVTRRKMNHQDSEDVAQEAFLRLLEMERRETVADPRSYLFRIGLNIAVDWLRKARTRAAFLVEADGVDECSTINMTSDTPFDDWLALNAVLTELSRLSGRCRDIFLLSRVYELDNAEIAAKLGISVRTVNRDIGLATKHLYSVLDGPATQKKNSNLSPILQQKFVFVVEAIGNWDRNIERRNRCGALRYARSQRRNDQAWITSNCLGQRERAADVL from the coding sequence ATGCGGCTCTCTAATGCGGCGATTGAAACCCTGTTTCGAGTTGAACATAAATCTCTGTGTCGAGTAACTCGGCGGAAAATGAACCACCAGGACTCGGAAGACGTTGCGCAAGAGGCGTTCCTCCGCTTACTCGAAATGGAACGGCGCGAGACCGTAGCCGACCCACGTAGTTATCTTTTTCGTATTGGGTTGAATATCGCTGTTGACTGGTTGCGCAAGGCGCGAACACGCGCCGCTTTTCTGGTGGAAGCCGATGGGGTTGACGAATGCTCTACAATTAATATGACGAGCGACACACCCTTCGACGATTGGCTCGCGCTTAACGCCGTTCTCACGGAATTGTCCCGACTTTCTGGTCGTTGTCGCGATATTTTTCTTCTCAGTCGGGTCTACGAACTAGACAATGCCGAAATCGCAGCGAAATTGGGAATTTCCGTCAGGACGGTGAACAGGGACATTGGTTTGGCGACTAAACACCTCTATTCGGTCCTTGACGGGCCCGCGACGCAGAAGAAAAACTCAAATCTCAGTCCAATCCTACAACAGAAGTTCGTATTCGTAGTGGAGGCTATTGGAAACTGGGATCGAAATATCGAACGGCGCAATCGGTGTGGCGCATTGCGGTATGCGAGATCACAACGACGAAATGATCAAGCTTGGATAACGTCAAATTGTTTGGGTCAGCGAGAAA
- a CDS encoding tyrosine-type recombinase/integrase yields the protein MSAEEVVRFLEAVDGLRNRVARATAYVAGLRVREITRLKVASIDSTRMLIDVEIVKGGQGRVTWCEMDPRLRSSLFGDRKDLVEDCAAAFSHVSYDFHCVSGIGPVCFFGAGVCQSVRSS from the coding sequence ATGAGCGCCGAGGAAGTCGTGCGCTTCCTGGAAGCGGTTGACGGACTACGCAACCGCGTCGCGCGGGCGACCGCTTATGTGGCAGGTTTGCGTGTCAGAGAAATCACGCGTCTGAAGGTCGCCTCGATCGACAGCACGCGGATGTTGATCGACGTCGAGATCGTTAAAGGCGGCCAGGGGCGCGTGACGTGGTGTGAAATGGACCCGCGGTTGCGTTCTAGCCTATTTGGAGATAGGAAAGATTTGGTTGAGGACTGCGCGGCGGCATTCTCTCATGTTTCGTACGATTTTCATTGTGTTTCTGGTATTGGCCCAGTCTGCTTTTTTGGGGCTGGGGTCTGCCAATCCGTTCGTAGCTCGTAA
- a CDS encoding efflux transporter outer membrane subunit gives MRLRLPTLLVAMLSAFAGSGCNLDWEKPGLGAPPPERFRAARPRSAPPLRAARDFAALFRSRELTGFVDQALDQNLDIGAAVARIEQADAQARVSSAALRPSLSVNNIAQTNRTPGTVLVPTSGAGGLTPASSDVLATSDFQAVSFGFFQLGLTASYEIDFWGKIQDASSAARLLANASRFDRDVVEITTIAAVLNAYFQTLAARDRLRIARDNVLIATEVFETIKLRFGVGTATGMDVAQQQAILADQRASIPPLEQNLQQTENLLAVLLGRAPEDLLLEGGSLAKLAVPAVAPGLPSEVLLRRPDIALAEARLASQEFSVLRARAAFFPSITLTGLYGLQSALLKNVLRPEAVAWQFGSELAQPLFDGYALQGQYELQKGRYQELATLYRKQILSALTDVENALVAARETERQVMLQADSVTAWRRAYATALARLREGTIDTVTLAITQTSLFQSQDRLAQARLARFRAATGVYQALGGGWSPTTRDVEIAQANAVYEAEKGPWP, from the coding sequence ATGAGATTGCGGCTTCCCACGCTGCTGGTCGCGATGCTGTCGGCGTTCGCCGGAAGCGGCTGCAATCTCGACTGGGAGAAGCCGGGTCTTGGCGCGCCGCCGCCCGAACGATTTCGCGCAGCCAGACCACGTTCCGCGCCGCCGCTGCGCGCTGCGCGCGACTTCGCGGCGCTCTTCCGATCAAGGGAACTGACCGGATTCGTCGACCAGGCGCTCGATCAAAATCTCGACATCGGCGCGGCGGTCGCCCGGATAGAGCAGGCCGACGCGCAGGCGAGGGTGTCGAGCGCGGCGCTGCGGCCGTCTCTATCGGTGAATAACATCGCCCAGACGAACCGCACCCCGGGAACGGTCCTGGTCCCCACATCCGGCGCGGGTGGACTGACGCCCGCGAGTTCCGACGTCCTCGCCACTTCTGATTTCCAGGCTGTCAGCTTCGGCTTCTTTCAGCTTGGTCTGACCGCAAGCTATGAGATCGATTTTTGGGGCAAGATTCAGGACGCTTCCAGCGCCGCGCGGCTTCTCGCCAACGCCAGCCGCTTCGACCGCGACGTCGTGGAAATTACGACGATCGCCGCGGTGCTGAACGCCTATTTTCAGACTCTGGCGGCGCGCGACCGTCTCCGCATCGCCCGCGACAATGTCCTGATCGCAACCGAGGTGTTCGAGACGATCAAGCTGCGGTTCGGCGTCGGCACGGCGACGGGGATGGACGTCGCGCAGCAGCAGGCGATCCTCGCGGATCAACGCGCCTCGATTCCGCCGCTCGAGCAAAATTTGCAGCAGACGGAAAACCTCCTTGCGGTGCTGCTCGGCCGCGCGCCCGAGGACTTGCTGCTCGAGGGCGGATCGCTGGCGAAGCTCGCTGTTCCGGCTGTCGCGCCCGGCTTGCCGTCGGAAGTGTTGCTGCGCCGTCCGGATATTGCGCTGGCGGAAGCAAGACTCGCCTCGCAGGAATTTTCCGTGCTTCGCGCGCGCGCCGCGTTTTTTCCTTCGATCACTCTCACCGGACTCTATGGCTTGCAAAGCGCGCTTCTGAAAAACGTGCTGCGGCCCGAGGCCGTCGCCTGGCAATTCGGGTCGGAACTGGCGCAACCTCTATTCGACGGCTACGCCTTGCAGGGACAATATGAGTTGCAGAAAGGCAGATATCAGGAGCTCGCGACCCTTTACCGCAAGCAGATTCTCTCAGCCTTGACGGATGTCGAGAACGCGCTCGTCGCCGCGCGCGAGACGGAGCGTCAGGTAATGCTGCAGGCCGATTCAGTCACGGCCTGGCGCCGCGCCTATGCAACAGCGTTGGCGCGGCTGCGCGAGGGGACCATCGACACCGTCACGCTCGCCATAACGCAGACCTCGCTCTTCCAGAGCCAGGATCGCCTTGCGCAGGCACGTCTGGCGCGCTTCCGGGCTGCGACCGGCGTCTATCAGGCGCTGGGCGGCGGTTGGTCGCCAACAACCCGCGACGTCGAAATCGCGCAGGCGAACGCAGTCTACGAAGCCGAAAAGGGACCCTGGCCGTAG
- a CDS encoding ABC transporter permease: MNMMLVSVTERTQEIGLRMAIGARKRDILLQFLVEAVTLCVLAGIIGLGIGLAGSALVALLVDWPLIVPPVSVVAALLVSVGVGVLFGYLPARRAAGLNPIDALRWE, translated from the coding sequence ATGAACATGATGCTTGTCTCCGTCACCGAGCGCACGCAGGAAATCGGGCTGCGCATGGCGATCGGCGCGCGCAAGCGCGATATCCTCCTGCAGTTTCTCGTCGAGGCCGTCACGCTATGCGTCCTCGCGGGGATCATCGGTCTTGGTATCGGCCTCGCGGGAAGCGCGCTCGTCGCGCTCCTGGTGGACTGGCCGCTCATTGTCCCTCCGGTGAGCGTCGTGGCGGCTCTGTTGGTCTCCGTCGGCGTCGGCGTGCTCTTCGGCTATCTCCCGGCGCGTCGGGCGGCGGGATTGAATCCGATCGACGCGCTGAGGTGGGAGTAG
- a CDS encoding ABC transporter permease, with product MTPRTLLQEAATALRSNLLRSALTAIGVIIGVSGLVVMSAANAGANKLVERQIASAGTDVLFVFTTKVENALRRGVAVVLTDQDANAIREVIPNLQYLSREINGGVTVVAGDKSWNTKYYAVEATYQTVFGVKLLEGQFFDDEEVRAGAKVVVLGATVKEKLFGDESPLNQTVRLGAAPVRIIGVRTRLGSMGGENMDNYIYLPITTARAHLPNSALSSPRQISSIDMKVRPGADREKVKEEVLALLRERKHLVGAQEDKLNVFDSTRFVELLNTTQTSLTWLLSRPPRSRSSSVASGS from the coding sequence ATGACTCCGCGCACGCTCCTGCAGGAGGCGGCCACGGCGCTTCGCTCGAATCTGCTGCGCAGCGCCCTGACGGCGATCGGGGTCATCATCGGCGTCAGCGGCCTCGTCGTCATGAGCGCGGCCAATGCGGGCGCGAATAAACTCGTCGAGCGGCAGATCGCCAGCGCGGGCACGGATGTGCTTTTCGTATTCACGACCAAGGTGGAGAATGCGCTCCGGCGCGGCGTGGCGGTTGTTCTAACCGATCAGGACGCTAATGCGATTCGTGAGGTCATCCCCAACCTGCAATATCTGTCGCGAGAAATAAACGGCGGCGTCACCGTGGTCGCCGGCGATAAGAGCTGGAACACCAAATATTATGCCGTCGAGGCGACCTATCAGACGGTTTTCGGCGTCAAACTCCTCGAGGGCCAATTCTTCGACGACGAAGAGGTTCGCGCCGGCGCGAAAGTGGTCGTTCTTGGAGCGACCGTCAAAGAAAAATTGTTCGGGGACGAGTCGCCGCTGAATCAGACCGTGCGCCTCGGCGCCGCTCCGGTTCGCATCATCGGCGTGCGGACGAGGCTCGGTTCGATGGGCGGCGAGAATATGGACAATTACATCTATCTTCCGATCACGACGGCGCGCGCGCATCTGCCGAATTCCGCATTGTCGAGCCCCCGGCAAATCAGCTCCATCGACATGAAAGTCAGGCCCGGCGCCGACCGCGAGAAGGTCAAAGAGGAGGTTCTTGCGCTATTACGCGAGCGCAAACATCTCGTCGGCGCTCAGGAGGACAAGCTCAACGTCTTCGACTCGACCCGATTTGTCGAGCTGCTGAACACGACGCAAACCTCTCTAACCTGGCTTCTCTCGCGGCCGCCGCGATCTCGCTCTTCGTCGGTGGCGTCGGGATCATGA
- a CDS encoding ABC transporter permease → MTLQTLFREAINALRLNLLRSALTAFGVIIGVGGLVVMSAANSGANKLVERQIADQGTDALVARAAKVENALRRGAVVVLTDQDANAVRELVPNIQYLSREVYSKVTLVAGNSSWITEYWGVDASYEQVWGVKLSEGRFFDEAEARSGAKVIVIGATVARKLFGTASPLDQTVRLVTIPVRIIGVRRKRGSFGGVDEDNFIILPIKTARAHIPNSEMSTARQLSLIDMKVSPGANREKVKQDVLALLRERKHLRGAQEDKLDVIDLTQMVELLNTTQSTLNRLLLATAAILLLVGGVGIMNIMLVSVTERTREIGLRMAIGARRRDILRQFLAEAVTLSVVAGLIGLMIGLAGSVLVARLVDWPLIIPPLGAAAATLVSVSVGIIFGYLPARRGAGLNPIDALRRK, encoded by the coding sequence GTGACGCTTCAGACGCTTTTTCGAGAAGCGATCAACGCGCTTCGATTGAATCTGCTACGCAGCGCGTTGACGGCGTTCGGCGTCATCATCGGCGTCGGCGGTCTCGTCGTGATGAGCGCGGCGAATTCGGGCGCGAACAAGCTCGTCGAGCGCCAGATCGCCGATCAGGGCACGGATGCGCTCGTCGCTCGCGCGGCCAAGGTGGAGAATGCGCTCCGGCGCGGCGCGGTGGTCGTCCTAACCGACCAGGACGCGAATGCGGTCCGTGAACTGGTCCCGAACATACAATATCTGTCGCGCGAGGTTTACAGTAAAGTGACGCTTGTCGCGGGAAACTCTAGCTGGATCACCGAATATTGGGGAGTCGACGCGTCATACGAGCAGGTTTGGGGCGTCAAGCTTTCCGAGGGGCGGTTTTTCGACGAGGCCGAGGCGCGTTCCGGCGCAAAGGTCATCGTCATCGGCGCGACAGTTGCAAGAAAGCTGTTCGGAACTGCGTCTCCGCTGGATCAGACAGTCCGCCTGGTCACTATACCGGTCCGTATCATCGGCGTGCGCAGGAAGCGCGGCTCCTTCGGTGGCGTCGATGAGGATAATTTCATCATTCTTCCGATCAAGACGGCGCGCGCGCATATCCCAAACTCGGAAATGTCGACCGCTCGGCAACTCAGCCTGATCGATATGAAAGTTTCTCCAGGCGCCAACCGCGAGAAGGTCAAACAGGACGTTCTCGCGCTTCTGCGCGAGCGCAAGCATTTGCGCGGCGCGCAGGAGGACAAGCTCGATGTGATCGACCTCACGCAGATGGTTGAGTTGCTGAACACGACGCAATCCACGCTGAACCGGCTTCTCCTCGCGACGGCGGCGATCCTGCTTCTCGTCGGCGGGGTCGGGATCATGAATATCATGCTCGTGTCGGTCACCGAGCGCACGCGGGAAATCGGACTTCGCATGGCGATCGGCGCGCGCCGGCGCGACATACTCCGGCAGTTTCTGGCCGAAGCCGTCACGCTGTCCGTTGTTGCGGGACTGATCGGTCTCATGATCGGCCTCGCGGGAAGCGTTCTCGTGGCGCGCCTCGTGGACTGGCCGCTCATTATCCCGCCATTGGGCGCAGCGGCGGCCACTCTGGTTTCTGTCAGCGTCGGGATCATATTCGGCTACCTACCCGCGCGCCGCGGGGCGGGATTGAATCCAATCGACGCTTTGAGGAGGAAGTAA
- a CDS encoding efflux RND transporter periplasmic adaptor subunit: MRIDAKGKKISIVGALVFSAVVLCLTLWWSFGSGNADATRLYQTQLLGRGVVERSVTASGAVKALVTVEVGSQVSGPITEMKVDFNSKVKQGDLIAVIDRAPFDAKVQAASANLAIARADVLRREAAMAKLQKQLGLLDRNVGRYSALASAAGVSRQQLDQAQTESGATRHELSAAQADLESAKATVALRQAECDQAQINFDRTLIKSPINGVVIDRRMQRGQTVTAEYQTPVLFQIAQDLSQIQILAQVDEADVGAIRVGDEIMSLLSSLNEEGLTLVVITHEPDIAAYADRLLRFCDGEIVEDVCQRRSGARAKEPTA, from the coding sequence ATGAGGATTGACGCAAAGGGAAAGAAGATTTCGATCGTCGGCGCGCTCGTATTTTCTGCGGTGGTTTTGTGCCTGACTCTCTGGTGGTCTTTCGGGAGCGGAAACGCCGACGCGACACGCCTCTACCAAACGCAACTCCTTGGCCGCGGCGTCGTCGAGCGGAGCGTTACGGCGTCTGGCGCGGTCAAAGCGCTGGTGACGGTCGAGGTGGGTTCGCAAGTTTCCGGGCCGATCACGGAGATGAAGGTCGATTTTAACAGCAAAGTGAAACAGGGCGATCTCATCGCCGTGATCGATCGCGCGCCATTCGACGCGAAAGTGCAGGCCGCCTCGGCTAATCTCGCGATTGCCAGGGCGGATGTCTTGCGGCGAGAGGCGGCGATGGCGAAGCTGCAAAAGCAGCTCGGTCTGCTCGATCGCAATGTCGGGCGCTACAGCGCGCTGGCGTCGGCCGCGGGCGTCTCCCGCCAGCAGCTCGATCAGGCGCAAACGGAGAGCGGCGCCACGCGCCATGAACTCAGCGCGGCGCAAGCTGACCTTGAGTCGGCGAAAGCGACTGTCGCGCTGCGGCAGGCGGAATGCGATCAAGCGCAGATCAATTTCGATCGCACTTTGATCAAATCGCCAATCAACGGCGTGGTGATCGACCGAAGGATGCAGCGCGGGCAGACCGTGACGGCGGAGTATCAGACGCCCGTATTGTTTCAGATCGCACAGGATCTGTCGCAAATACAGATTCTGGCGCAGGTCGACGAGGCGGATGTCGGCGCCATCCGCGTTGGCGATGAGATCATGTCGCTTCTTTCGTCGCTCAACGAAGAAGGGCTGACGCTGGTCGTCATCACCCACGAGCCTGATATCGCGGCCTATGCCGATCGGCTACTGCGCTTTTGCGACGGCGAGATTGTCGAAGACGTGTGTCAGCGTCGCAGCGGCGCGCGTGCGAAGGAGCCAACGGCGTGA
- a CDS encoding PepSY-associated TM helix domain-containing protein, with amino-acid sequence MLTRAFWVWLHRWAGLVMAGFLIVVGLTGSLLAFWLEINHWLTPEMYPGDRPGITLDAATLARRAEAIVPQAQTKTVYLGYPGSVMIGMEAREGAAPLDFDYIHLDPIDGHERGRAAWHGLPKTKTDIMPFVYALHMYLAMSGIGDWILGVVAFLWTIDCFVGFYLTLPTPTGHSRKGFLARWKPAWLIKWRGSSAYRVNFDLHRAFGLWLWVMLLIFAWSSVYLDLNYVYTRVTQFVLDYEQPMWARSDVKPPAPSGREPMSWDEALATGERLMATEATKRGLTIERVLALYNSKQLGGWEYRVRSSRDIGDKYGSTSVYFDAFDGKLLGVKIPTGEQSGTTVTTWLVQLHTANLFGMPYKIFVCALGLAITTLSGTGVYIWWRKRRARKRHVTGATLAGVPASRSPAEYFRLLR; translated from the coding sequence ATGTTGACGCGCGCGTTCTGGGTCTGGCTTCACCGCTGGGCGGGCCTCGTGATGGCTGGCTTTCTCATCGTCGTCGGGCTGACGGGAAGCCTGCTGGCGTTTTGGCTCGAAATTAATCATTGGCTGACGCCGGAGATGTATCCGGGCGATCGGCCCGGGATCACGCTCGACGCCGCGACGTTGGCGCGCCGCGCCGAGGCGATCGTTCCGCAGGCGCAAACGAAGACCGTATATCTCGGCTATCCCGGCTCGGTGATGATCGGCATGGAGGCGCGTGAGGGCGCCGCGCCGCTCGATTTTGACTACATCCATCTCGATCCGATCGACGGACATGAACGCGGGCGCGCGGCATGGCATGGACTGCCGAAGACGAAGACCGACATCATGCCCTTCGTCTACGCCCTACACATGTATCTGGCGATGAGCGGGATCGGCGACTGGATACTTGGCGTTGTCGCGTTCTTATGGACGATCGACTGCTTCGTCGGGTTCTACCTGACGCTGCCGACGCCGACCGGCCATTCGCGCAAAGGGTTTCTCGCGCGCTGGAAGCCGGCCTGGCTCATTAAGTGGCGCGGCTCCTCAGCCTACCGCGTCAATTTCGATCTCCACCGCGCCTTCGGACTTTGGCTCTGGGTCATGCTGCTGATATTCGCCTGGTCCAGTGTCTATTTGGATCTCAATTACGTTTACACGCGCGTGACGCAATTCGTGCTCGATTATGAGCAGCCGATGTGGGCGCGGAGTGACGTCAAGCCGCCGGCGCCGTCGGGCCGGGAGCCGATGTCATGGGACGAGGCGCTGGCGACGGGAGAGCGCCTGATGGCGACCGAGGCCACCAAGCGCGGCTTAACGATCGAACGCGTTCTCGCGCTATACAATTCCAAGCAGCTCGGCGGCTGGGAGTATCGCGTGCGCTCGTCAAGAGACATCGGCGACAAATACGGATCGACGTCGGTTTATTTCGACGCCTTCGACGGAAAGTTGCTCGGCGTCAAAATCCCTACGGGAGAGCAGAGCGGGACGACGGTGACGACGTGGCTCGTACAGCTTCACACCGCAAATCTGTTCGGCATGCCTTACAAGATTTTTGTCTGCGCCCTCGGCCTCGCCATAACGACGCTGTCCGGCACGGGCGTTTACATCTGGTGGCGGAAGCGGCGCGCGCGGAAGCGCCACGTAACTGGAGCTACGCTTGCGGGTGTGCCGGCGAGCAGGAGTCCCGCTGAGTATTTCAGGCTTTTACGCTAA